One Porphyromonas pogonae genomic region harbors:
- a CDS encoding isoprenyl transferase, translating to MTDNLQNNSPFDENKVPKHVAIIMDGNGRWAKMRGKHRSEGHIAGVDSLRNTIKAASDLGIKYLTIYAFSTENWKRPSDEVIALMDLLAKSVASETPDLIKDGIRLLTIGNIEKLPQDTQLILQESKDATAHNTKLNLVVALSYSSRQEIMDATCRLAAKISKCEISPDALDEDLFSSLLDTAEIPDPDLLIRTGGEVRISNFLLWQAAYAELYFTDTFWPDFGYDELKKAICDYQARERRFGKTSEQIAEECK from the coding sequence ATGACAGATAATTTGCAAAACAATTCTCCGTTTGATGAGAATAAGGTGCCTAAGCATGTGGCTATTATAATGGATGGCAATGGACGCTGGGCCAAAATGAGGGGGAAACATAGAAGTGAAGGTCATATAGCGGGAGTCGATTCTCTTCGCAATACCATAAAAGCAGCCTCTGATTTGGGTATAAAATATCTGACAATATACGCATTCAGTACTGAAAACTGGAAAAGGCCTTCGGATGAAGTGATTGCCCTGATGGATCTTTTGGCGAAGTCCGTGGCATCAGAAACTCCGGATCTTATCAAGGATGGAATAAGATTGCTTACCATAGGTAATATTGAAAAGTTACCCCAGGATACGCAATTGATACTCCAAGAATCAAAAGATGCTACGGCTCACAATACCAAGTTGAATCTTGTAGTAGCTTTGAGTTATTCGTCGCGTCAAGAAATTATGGATGCAACATGCCGTTTGGCTGCAAAGATCAGTAAGTGTGAGATTAGTCCCGATGCTTTAGATGAAGATCTATTCTCATCTTTGTTGGATACGGCTGAGATCCCTGATCCTGATCTTCTTATACGTACCGGCGGAGAGGTGCGAATAAGTAATTTCTTATTATGGCAGGCTGCATATGCCGAACTTTATTTTACAGATACGTTCTGGCCCGATTTTGGTTATGATGAATTGAAAAAGGCGATCTGTGACTATCAGGCAAGGGAAAGGCGCTTCGGGAAAACGAGCGAGCAAATTGCCGAAGAATGTAAGTAA
- the spt gene encoding serine palmitoyltransferase yields the protein MKLLQSKLSRYNAPQVAQAAGIYPYFRKIESDQSTEVVIDGRKVLMFGSNAYLGLVNHPKVIEAAVKATEKYGTGCAGSRFLNGTLDTHLALEKRLAEFVGKEDAIIFSTGFQVNLGVVACITGREDYILWDELDHASIIEGMRLSFSNKLKFKHNDMSSLEKRLQQCDPDKVKLIVVDGVFSMEGDVCNLPEIVALAKRYNATVMVDEAHGLGVMGDHGRGVCNHFGLTDDVDLIMGTFSKSLASLGGFIAADKTIINYLRHHARSYIFSASCTPASTAAADAALDIMLSEPERIQSLWDKTNYCLKRFREQGFEIGHTSTPIIPLFIRDNDLTFKITRDVFNEGVFVNPVVSPAVAPDDTLIRFSLMATHTYEQLDYAIDKLYKVFKENGVL from the coding sequence ATGAAGTTATTGCAAAGCAAGTTGTCACGTTACAATGCCCCACAAGTAGCTCAAGCTGCAGGCATTTATCCTTACTTTCGTAAGATTGAAAGTGACCAAAGCACAGAAGTCGTCATCGATGGCCGTAAGGTTTTGATGTTCGGCTCCAATGCATATTTAGGCCTTGTGAATCATCCTAAAGTGATAGAGGCAGCTGTAAAAGCTACAGAAAAATATGGCACGGGATGTGCCGGAAGCCGTTTTCTCAATGGTACTTTGGATACACATTTGGCCCTTGAGAAAAGACTCGCTGAATTTGTGGGGAAGGAAGACGCCATTATATTCTCTACAGGCTTTCAGGTAAACTTGGGGGTCGTGGCATGCATCACCGGGCGTGAAGATTATATTCTCTGGGACGAGTTGGATCATGCTTCTATTATTGAAGGTATGCGTCTTTCGTTTAGCAATAAGCTTAAATTTAAGCATAATGATATGTCTTCTCTTGAAAAGAGATTGCAGCAATGTGATCCTGATAAGGTGAAGCTTATTGTTGTGGATGGTGTTTTCAGTATGGAAGGCGATGTATGTAATCTGCCTGAGATAGTAGCTCTAGCCAAACGTTATAATGCTACAGTTATGGTCGATGAAGCCCATGGTTTAGGAGTAATGGGCGATCATGGTAGAGGCGTTTGTAATCATTTCGGACTTACGGATGATGTGGATCTTATCATGGGTACATTTAGCAAATCTTTAGCTTCTTTGGGAGGCTTTATCGCTGCGGACAAAACCATAATCAATTATTTGAGGCATCATGCCCGATCTTATATTTTCAGTGCCAGCTGTACTCCCGCATCTACGGCGGCGGCTGATGCTGCATTGGATATCATGCTCAGTGAACCTGAGCGTATTCAGAGCTTGTGGGATAAAACTAATTACTGTCTCAAACGATTCCGCGAACAAGGATTTGAGATCGGACATACTTCGACTCCTATTATTCCGTTATTCATACGTGATAATGACCTTACATTTAAGATTACTCGTGACGTATTTAATGAAGGCGTATTTGTAAATCCTGTGGTATCTCCGGCAGTAGCACCGGACGATACATTGATAAGATTTTCACTGATGGCGACACATACTTATGAACAACTGGACTATGCAATAGACAAATTATACAAGGTGTTCAAAGAAAATGGTGTTCTCTAA
- a CDS encoding DUF6242 domain-containing protein: protein MMKSNYKWNCFLLANLVGCSFLLSSCSKNTPKIQDVTIKSIQVESFKLSKKNDLELNKVFFSIDQDQNKIYNAIPVDFYKKIDSVALLINVASGDKVELAVGDGEFKPYVPTDSIFIGNKNYNMKVRVMTPDQKYQKLYDIKINQYSADPMTFNWNKLNAQNLPETSADYSEAFVRDHQVLIYTSKGNATALKVASFSNVLKWESKTISGIAGVKQIAKTKDNKFVAVDNQGALHSSDNGEAFKILSDVKAVALLGIMPDKITGKEKILLLLPATAVELAKEQNSGKNYTFGYFEDGKLTRGALAPINYPVTKFTSLPTKAFNSYGVRTLGGVDLGGKSVGSIWYTTNGLDWLEYTASKGDAIEPSKYKMSVTSYGKAIYLYTGSDKENKLTVYYSQDEGLSWTKGKSSVMLPKLDEYGTRVGNVVAFADEQSNMYLVGGVSSAGQYFNDIWKGNLKISNN from the coding sequence ATGATGAAGTCAAATTATAAGTGGAATTGTTTTTTATTGGCTAATCTGGTAGGTTGTAGCTTCTTACTGTCGAGTTGTAGTAAAAACACGCCCAAGATTCAAGATGTAACCATTAAGAGTATTCAGGTGGAATCATTCAAGCTATCCAAAAAGAATGATTTGGAGCTTAATAAAGTGTTTTTTTCTATAGATCAGGATCAGAATAAGATTTACAATGCTATTCCTGTCGACTTTTATAAAAAAATCGATTCAGTGGCACTTCTTATCAACGTGGCTTCGGGAGATAAAGTAGAACTTGCTGTTGGAGACGGAGAGTTCAAGCCTTATGTCCCTACCGATTCTATTTTTATCGGTAATAAGAACTATAATATGAAAGTCAGGGTAATGACACCTGATCAGAAATATCAGAAACTTTATGATATCAAGATCAATCAGTATAGTGCAGACCCTATGACTTTTAATTGGAATAAGCTTAACGCTCAGAACTTACCCGAAACATCGGCAGATTATAGCGAAGCTTTCGTGAGAGACCATCAAGTGCTTATCTACACCTCAAAAGGTAATGCTACTGCATTGAAAGTTGCTTCATTTTCCAATGTGCTCAAGTGGGAGTCCAAAACAATATCCGGAATTGCAGGTGTGAAGCAGATTGCTAAGACAAAAGATAATAAATTTGTGGCTGTAGATAACCAAGGAGCTTTACACTCTTCTGATAATGGAGAGGCTTTTAAAATACTCTCAGATGTCAAAGCTGTAGCTCTTTTGGGAATCATGCCTGATAAAATCACCGGGAAGGAAAAGATATTGCTTCTCTTGCCTGCTACGGCAGTGGAACTTGCTAAGGAGCAAAATTCAGGTAAGAACTATACTTTTGGTTATTTTGAAGATGGTAAACTGACGAGAGGTGCTTTAGCCCCGATAAATTATCCGGTAACCAAATTTACCTCATTACCTACAAAGGCATTCAATAGCTATGGTGTGAGGACTCTGGGTGGAGTAGACCTTGGTGGTAAAAGTGTTGGTTCGATATGGTATACTACCAATGGCTTGGATTGGTTGGAATATACAGCATCCAAAGGAGATGCCATAGAGCCTTCAAAATATAAAATGTCTGTGACATCTTATGGTAAGGCTATTTATTTATACACAGGGTCTGACAAAGAGAATAAGCTCACAGTATATTATTCGCAAGATGAGGGTTTGTCATGGACAAAAGGAAAAAGCTCCGTGATGCTTCCAAAGCTTGATGAATATGGAACAAGGGTAGGTAATGTAGTGGCTTTTGCCGACGAACAAAGCAATATGTATTTAGTTGGGGGCGTTAGTTCTGCAGGGCAATATTTCAATGATATTTGGAAAGGTAACTTAAAAATATCAAATAACTAA